In the genome of Massilia sp. W12, the window AGGTATTGAGGGTATTGACGCTGGTATTGACAGTGGCGAGAAAGCTGTCCCAGGCATTGGCGAGGGCCGGGTCGATATTGGCGACTCTGGAAATGATGTCGCCGTTTTTGTCTTTCATCAAAAAGTTATCAACGCTTTCTTCTTTGCGAGGCGCAAAAATAAAACTTTGTTCATTGGCTTGCCACGATTTTACACAAGACCCACCCGCAGCAGCAAACGACCACGGCTACAAGGCCAAGGCTGCTGGCAACGTTTCCGAGCGTTTTTTAAAAGTGGAAACCATCCCCGATACCGGCGACAGCCGCAGCGGCATACGGCTGCGCGGCAAATGGCTGAAACAAGCGGGATTCCTTGCGCAAACGCAGGTGCGCGTGCGCGTCATGCCTGGCTGTCTGGTGATTACCGTGCAGGACTAGCGCCAGCGGCTTTTCTCTTCTTAGCTGCTGCTGGCCGCGCCACGCGCCACCCCGGCGGCTAAAGAAGAAAGGCAAAGCAGCCAACACCACCCCGGCGCAGCCGGGGTTGGGGCCGCTTTTATTCTGAAGAAATAAAGAAAGACAGCAGGCCAGCGCCGCCAAAGGGCGACAAGCCAAGCGCCGCGCCGACTTCACGTTCAAAGGAATGATGATCATGAGCACTTGTAAGCAACCCGACACCCCAGCCATTTGCGCACACTGCCCACACAATCCGGCCAATGCCGAACTTGGCCAGCAAATCACCTATCTGCTGGCCGAAATGAGCGCAGCTGAGCGCGCGCAAACGCTCAAGCTGATTGACAGCATCCTGGCGACCAGCCGCCAACCACCAGCGCCGCCACGGCAGAGCAAGCGCGGTAAGCGGCGTTGATGTAAAAAAGCCGCCATGCCTGGGCAGTGTTGGGCATGGCGGTTTTTTTAGATTTGTCAGGCGCGGCGCGTCATGAGCGAAATGTTGGAATGTTTGAACTGGCCCCGTTCGTCCTGGGCAATTTTCAGTCGGCGTCAACACGCTCTTCAAACTTGCTCTTTCCGCTTGCCTTAAATTGGTCGAAGATCGCTTTACTTGCCTCTATTAGGCTCTTAGCCGCAAGCTCGCCGAACTCCAAGTCCTGCTGCTGCACTTCATCTAATGCAGCTTCAAAGCCCCCCAGTTCGTCGGCTAAAATACTGAGTCTCATTGGACATAGGAAAAAACGATTATGTTTAGTGCGTTTTACATCCCATTTAATACCAAAAAAATCATGACTAAATGCCTGCGACATTATTTCATGAATGTAATCCGCATCATCTGGATGGATGTGAAATGAAATGAATAGTAGTGAATCTTGTTCACTTCCACTCGGTCCAGCATTAAACCAGCCTCGCACAGAAATACTCTGTAACAGATCCATAAAAACACCGGCCGCTTTGGACTTTGTGCTGAAAGATAGCGATTCCATTTTTAGAATCCTCCCTTTTTAAGTTGAGTAGCCATTGGGGTTGGCATTTCCGGCGTATATATCCGCCAAGACACACCGTTAGGATTCAAAGCATTTAACATCTTGAGATACTGTCGCTGTGAAACCGGGGTTGCTGATAGCAAAGGATCGTAGAAATACTTTCCGTCCGTAAATATCGAATGGTAGGCAAAGATTTCAGACCCTTTTGCCGATGGTGCTATCAAACCATCTTCTTTTCCCAACCCCCAAGCGTACTTGCCATTCCTCGGCCAACGAGTTTCAGTTGAGGATCAATGGGGTCAGGATCAATGGGGGCAGACTCGATTGATCCAACTCTTTTTCTTATGGTTTTACCCGCGCTTCATCACGCGTTCTTCAAATTGCATTTTGATCTCGCGCAAGGCAATGTTCGCCCTGAGTTCTTCTTGCAAAAGTTGGCGAGCTGCCGGACGCCGTGGTCTGACCGCATGTTCGACTGGCCATTGGCAATAGTGCCTGAGTCATCATTCAAGGCTTAGACACAAAATATGTGCTCGCTTCATTATTTTAGTACACTTCAATTTTCACCCAAACCGAAGTTTGCCGGCCTTGCCGGCGCAGCATCGCGCAGGGCATGTTTTTATTCTTAACAGCTTTATTTTGCGGGCATCCATTGGCCAGCGCCCCATTCGCACAGGCGGCTGCTTCATCAAATAAGCTGCCCTGTCGTCACAGCGGATCGCCTTGCAAGCCGGCGTGACTCACTTCTAAGGAAAAAAAATGGCCAGAGTACAGACAATTGCTTTACGGCGTATGGAACGGTTACGTCGCCGCAAGGAAAAAAAACAAACCGGGCGCATTTACTGCCGAAGTTCCTTGGTGTTTCGTTTCGATGCGAGCCTGCGTATTGGCGGCGCCGGGGCGCATCACGCAGAAATCAGCAGACGCACCGGATTACAAGCCACCAAAGCCCTGTTGAAAGGCCATCCCGTTCGGCCCAACTCAAAACGCATCTGCCAGGAAGACATTTGGATCCTCTCTTCGCCATTGAGTGAATACGCTGCGCCAGGCGAGCACCTTGCGTGGCTGTGGGAAGCTGTAGCGCCTCATATTGACTATTTTAGTGAGCTGATTCCACAAGCTGCCTGGGCGGATATTTGCATTGGATGTTTGTCCGAAAGCCCCTTTCCGCTTATATCCATTGATCCCTCATCGCTTGAGCTGATGCGCAGGCTTAAGATTGGCGTGTCTTTCAATTTCACATGCACGTAGCAGCGGATCGTGTTTGGCCTTTTAGCTTGCATGCGGCGAAATCCTTAGCCGCCCGCCGTCACCGGTTCCATTTCCAATTTGACGCCGAATTTGCCCTGGATATCGGTTTGAATCGCCGCCGCCAGCGCGGCGATTTCGGCCCCGCTGGCGCCGCCGTGGTTGACCAGCACCAGGGCCTGATGTTCATGCACGCCGGCGGCGCCCATGCGCCGTCCTTTCCAGCCGGCGCGATCAATCAGCCAGCCCGCCGCCAGCTTGTATTTGCCATCGCTTTGCAAATAACTCACCAGATCCGGCCACACGGTTTGCAATGCCGTGCGCTGCGCGCGCGTGACCACCGGGTTTTTGAAGAAACTGCCGGCATTGCCCAGCTTGGCCGGGTCGGGCAATTTGCGCCGGCGGATCGCGCATACCGCCGCCGCCACTTGCTGCGCATTGGGTGCGTCTATGCCGGCTTGCGCCAGCTCTGCCGCCAAATCGCCATAGCCGGTTTGCGCGCGCCAGTCTTTCGGACAGGCCAGGCACAATTCCAACACCAGGCCGCGTTCGCGCCAGACATGTTTAAACACGCTGTCGCGATAGCCAAACGCACAATCAGCATTATCCAGCACCACGACTTCCCCGCTGTTCCAGTCATACACCGTGACGCTGTGCAAGACCTGCTTTAACTCCACCCCATACGCGCCGATGTTTTGAATTGGCGCCGCGCCCACCGTGCCGGGAATCAGGGCCAGATTTTCCAAACCGGGCGCGCCCTGCTGCAAACTCCATTCCACCAGGGCATGCCAATTGCTGCCGGCGGCAGCGCGCAAATAACGGTAATCGCTGTCTTCTCCCGCGTTTTGCATGCCTTCTGCACACATATGCACCACCAGGCCATGCACATCGCCCAACAGCAGGAGATTGCTGCCGCCGCCTATCACCAGACGCGGCAAGGCCGCCAGTTCGGCATCCTGCGCCAGCAGCTGGCGCAATTCGATTAAATGTTGCAGCGCGTGGATTTGCACATAGGCGCGCGCACGCGCCATGATGCCGAAGGTGTTCAAGGCGCGCAGATCGGCGCCGCGCTCGACTTTCAATGGCGCGGCAGCCAGCTCGGGAAAGGCGGAAATGGGTTGCAGGCTGGGCAGATTGGGGGGCATGGCGGCGGGATTCCGGGATCGCGAAAAACAGGTGGAACGGCGCTTTTTATGCCGCGCGGCAATTGTGCGCAGGAAAAAAAGCATAATTTCCTATTATAAAGCCAGGCCGCAGAAGATTTGAGGGCGCAGCTCATTTACAATGCCAGCTGGAACGCGGCGCCGCCGCATGCATTGAATTCAGCATTTGTAAGGACTTGACATGCCCTCTTTTGACACAGTTTCCGAAGCCAATATGATCGAAGTGCGCAACGCCATCGACCAGTCCAACAAGGAAATTTCCACCCGTTTCGACTTCAAGGGCAGCGACGCCCGGATCGAACAAAAAGAACGCGAACTGACCGCCTTTGCCGATTCCGATTTCCAGCTGACCCAGGTGCGCGACGTGCTCACCGCCAAGCTGACCAAACGCGGCGTCGATGTGCGCTTTATGGATCTGGGCAAGATTGAAAAAATCGGCGGCGATAAAGTCAAACAGGGCATCCGCATCAAAAATGGCATCGAAACTGAAGACGCCAAGAAAATTCAGCGTATTATCAAAGACAGCAAGATCAAGGTGCAAGCCTCGATCCAGGGCGATGCGGTGCGCGTCACCGGCGCCAAGAGGGATGATCTGCAAGCCGTGATTGCATTGCTCAGGCGCGAAGTCAAAGACTTGCCGCTGGAATTCAATAACTTCCGCGACTGAGTGAAACAAGGTGCAGCATGGCTCGATACAAGTTTCCGGCGCCCAGGACGCAAAGCGGTCAAAAAACGCAGACTTTTGATCCCTATGTGTCAATTCTGGAGCGTGACTACCCGCGCATTCTGGAAAACATCCAGATGCTGTGGGGATTTGATGAAATGAATGATTTCTTTCGCAAACTCTCCATCGATGATCGTGGCGACCGTCAGGGTTTTCCGCCCGAAGCCTGGGAAGAAATACGCGCCCTGATGGACTTGCATCTGTTCATCGTGCCGGAAAAACATACATTCTGATCATGCGCACCTCGCTCTCCACCCTCTGCTCTGTGTTGTTGCTGAGCCTTGCAGCTCATTGCAACGCCCTGGAAATCGGTCTGGCCGGCATCTTCCCCGGCAAAGCCTTACTGGTGGTGGATGGCGCGCCGCCCAAGTTATACGATGTCGGCGCCAAACTGGGCGAGCAAGCACGCTTAGTCAGCGTGGAGCGCGACAGCGTGCAAATTGAAATCAATGGCAAGCGCCGCACTTTCCGCATGGGCGAACATGTGCGCAGCAGCGGCATTGACAGCGGCGAAGCCAACAGCAGCGGCGTCCGGCAAAAAGTCGTGCTGCCGGTCGGCAGCGGCGGCCACGTCTATACCAATGTGCAAGTCAACGGCGTCTCGGTGCGCATGGTGTTAGACACTGGCGCCACCCTGATCGCCCTGCCCGCACGCGATGCGCAACGCATCGGCCTGGATTATCGCAAAGGCCGGCTGATCCAAATGAATACCGCGAATGGCGCCAATCAAGCTTATCTGGTGAAACTCGATAGCGTCAAAATCGGCGATTTGAGCATCAATGCCGTCGATGCCAGCGTGCTGGAAAGCGGCCTGGATCAAGCCCTGCTCGGCATGTCTTTTTTAAATCGCACCAATATGGTGCGCGAAAACGATAAAATCACCCTGGAAAAACGTTTTTAAGCCAATCCGGATGAAACGTTTCAGCGCCTGCCTGCTCCAAGCCCACACGCCGCCGCCTCAGGCGGCTTTTTACTTCACAGGATAAGCGTATGAAGAAATCAATGCGTCTGCTGGCGATAGCCATGGCCGGCATGTGTCAATATGCAGTGGCGAATCAAGCCGCGCCGGCCAACGCCGCCCCCGCCAGTGAGATACTGGCCCCCAATCCGAATTTGCGCGCAGACGGCATTCCGCCGATTTCAGCAGCGCTGGCGCAAAAAATCGCCCCCTATACCGAATTCCGCCCGCGCCGCCTGCTCGACTGGCATCCGCAAAAACGCCAGATCCTGCTCTCCACCCGTGGCAAAGGAAACACCCAGCAACTGCACATCAGCGATGGCCCGGATGCGCCCTTGCGCCAAATCACCGACTTCGCCGACCCGGTGCGCGACGCCAGTTTCCAACCCACCCACGGCGAATTTCTGGTGTATCTGAAAGATGAAGGCGGCAATGAAGCCGGTCAAGCCTACCGCCTGGATCTGGCCAGCGGGGCCAGCATGCGGCTGTCCGACCCGGATCAAAAAAATGGCGTTGGCGGCTGGGACAGCAAAGGCCAGCGCATCGTGATTTTCTCAACCCCCTTGGATCGCACCGCCAAGGGCGCCACGCGTGCGGAAATCTCGACCGACGTGTGGCTGGTCGATCCCCTGGCGCCGCAGGACAAGCGCAAGCTGGCCAGTTTGCCGGGCGGCGGCTGGGGCGGCTTTCAGTTTTCGCCGGACGATAAAAAGCTGCTGGCGCTGAATTACACTTCCGCCAATTCCGCCTCAGTCTGGCTGCTGGATGTGAAAAGCGGCAAGGCGCGCGAAATTTTGCCGGCTGGCGCAGCAAGCGCGCCGGTGCGCTGGCATCACCCGCGTTTCTCCGCTGATGGCAAGAGCATCTTTGTGGCTGGCGATGCGGATGGCGAATTCATGCAATTGAACAAAGTCGATCTGAAAAGCGGCAAGCGAACCATATTGAGCCAAGCGATTCCCTGGGATGTGACGGAAATTGATCCCTCCCCCGATGGCCGTCTGGTCGCGCTGCGCATCAATCGCGACGGTTTGCAGGAATTGCATATGTTTGACGCCAAAAGCGGCAAGCAACTGGCGCAACCAGCGCTGCCGCCGGGCGCCGTGGAACGCCTGGTCTGGCGCCACAAAGGCCCGGGCAAAAAGGGCCTGCACAGTGAATTGGCGCTGACCATCAATTCCAGCAAAAGCCCGGGGGAAATCTGGACGCTGCCGCTGCAGGGCGGCAGCGCAGGCCCGGCGCAAGCCTGGACGCGACAAGACCCCGGCACGCTCGACAGCAGCGAGTTCCCCGATACAGAAATTGTGCGTTGGCAAAGTTTTGATATGCGCAGCATCAGCGGCTTGATCACGCGCGCCCCGGCGCACAAATTCAAAGGCCGGCGCCCGGTCTTGATCTCGATTCACGGCGGCCCGGAAGCACAAGCCACCATCGGCTTTTTGAGCCGCCACAATTACGCCATCAATGAACTTGGCATCACCCTGATCCAACCGAATGTGCGCGGTTCCTCCGGCTATGGCAAAACCTTCCTCAAACTCGATAACGGCGTGTTGCGCGAAGACTCGGTGAAGGACATCGGCGCCTTGCTGGACTGGATCGCTGCACAGCCGGATCTCGACCCGAATCGCGTGATGGTGATGGGCGGCAGCTATGGCGGCTATATGAGCCTGGCGGTCTCGACCCACTATGCCGAGCGCATCGCCGGCGCGGTGGATATGGTCGGCATCTCGCATTTCACCACCTTCCTGGAACGCACCGAGAGCTATCGGCGCGATTTGCGCCGGGTCGAATATGGCGATGAGCGCATCCCCGAAATGCGCGCCTTCTTCGACAAAATCGCTCCGCTCAACAATGCCGACAAAATCCGCAAACCGCTGTTTGTGGTGCAAGGCAAAAACGATCCGCGCGTACCAGTGCATGAAGCCGAACAAATTGTCGCGCGCGCCAAGCAAAACAAGGCCCCGGTCTGGTATTTGCTGGCCGACAATGAGGGACATGGCTTTGCACGGAAAAACAATCAAGACTTTTATTACGCGGCGCTGGCCACCTTCATGCAGGAATATCTTTTGAAGTAAGGCGCTTGCAGGCATAAAAAAACGGGCGGCAGGTTTGACCTGCCGCCCGTTTTCATGTCAACGGCAACTTATTGCCAGCTCACCTTCAAGCTGGCGCCCGAGGAAGCCGCATAACCATACAGGCCGATATACCAGGTTCCGGCAGCCGGTGCGGCATTGCTGCAGGTTTCGGTATTCGTGCTGCCGTTTTTGCGGCAGCTGTAGCTGCTGGTGGTCGGCTTGGCGTTGAGCTGGGTATACAGATCAATATCGCCCGTGCCGCCGGATGTGGCGACGGTGAAGTTCTTCGCCCCGGCCGGCAACACCACCTTGTAATACTTCCACGCCTTGCTGCCCACGCTGATGCTGCTCACCGTTTGGCCATTGCTGAGCGTCGGCGTGTCGTCGGTCACGCTGATGTTTTTGCTGACGGATGAGGACAAACCATCATTGTCTGTCACCGTCAACTGCACGGTATAGGTTCCGCCGCTGGCGTAGGCATTGCTGGGATTGGCGCTGGTGGAGGTTTTGCCATCGCCAAAATTCCAGTTGTAGCCGGTGATCGTGCCATCATCCGTGCTGCGGTTGGTGAAATTCACCGTCAAGCCGCTCGCCGCACTGTCAAACGCTGCTGTCGGCGGGGTTCCTTGCGCCGCGCCGACATTCACAAAAGTGGCTGTCACCGCGCCCCAATTGCCGGCGCTGTCGCGACCGCGCACATACACCAGATGTTTGCCATCGCTCCAGCCAGTGGTGTCAAGCGTGGCGCGCACCTGCTCCACGCCGCTGTTGAAAGCGCCATCCGCCGCCGTCATCGGTTTGGCCACGGCGCCAGCGACCCAGGGCGGCGTATCGACAAAATATTCCGCCGCCGCCACGGTTTGCGTCGGCTCTGTGCCATTGCTTTGGTTAAAGCGGGTGTCGTCCAGGGTCGCGCTCAGGGTCACATTCGCCCCGCTGCCGCTGGCCGTGACGGTGTGCGCTTCCGGGCCGGCGGCCACGGTGTAAGGATTGCGGCTGGCTTTGGCCGCGTACACCAGGGCCGGCATATTGCCCGGCAAAATCGTCCCGTTGTAATAGCTGCATTGCTCAAAGAAGGCGGTGCCGAGTTCAAAGGTGAAGGCGGCCACGCCCAGTTCGCCGTAGCTGGGGCCATCGCTGGTGCCATCGGTTTCATACAGATCCAGCGAGCGTTGCGGGGTGTGCTTATTCCAATACGAGAATTTGCGCGCCAGGGTGGCAAGTTGCCCGTCATTGCCCGCCACCGGGCCATTCGTGCCCCAGGGATAAAGCAGCAGGCGGCCATGGCTGTGGATATCAAGATGGATGCCGGAAGTATCCGCCGGCGCGGGGTCGGTGCGATTCGGGCCGCGCCGATCCGGCCAGATCTGGCGGATATAAGCTTCAATCGCTTTCACTTCCGGCTCAGAGCCGGCAGTCGGGCCACGGTAGGTATCATTACACACCGAGCCGGAAGAGCCGGCGCCGTTGGTGGAATTCCAGCCAAAGGTGAAATTGCGGTTCAAATCCGCGCCGCGCGAATTGCTGGTGGCGCCGCAGTAATTGGTGTTGGTGTTTTTGCGCCACAAAATGCCGCCCTCGGCTTTTTTGCGCCCGTCCGGGTTGGTCACCAGCAGGATATGCACTTCGTGATGATCCAGAATCCAGGTCATTTCCGCGTCGCTGCCATAACCATTCACCAGCTTTTTGGCGAATTCCAGCGCCAGCGGGGTGGTGGTGTATTCGCGCGCATGGATGCCGGCCTGGATGAATAAAATCGGCTTGCTGCCGGTTTTTTGCGTATTCGTCAGCTTCAAGACTTTCAGGTCATAGCCGGCTGCATTGTTTTGCGTGCGCTCCCAGGATTTGCCTATCGTGACCCAGGACGCCAGTTGCGGTTTGGCGGCGATCAGGCCATCCGCCGTGGAAAACACCTCTTCCACCGTCGGATAGCAGGAATAATTCGGGATGCCGGCAAGCATTTGCTGGCGCGGCAGCTTTGCATTGTGTTCGCGCGCCATCTGCAATTGCTGCGCCTGCCAGAGCCGGTCACGCTCCAAGCGGAAACCGGCGGCGCGCAGCTCCTTCGCTTCCGCCGGATTCACCATCACCACCATATAACCCAGCTCGTATTTCGATTCCAGGGTTTCATACTTGCTGTGCGCAATCGCGCGCGCAGCTTTGATATCGCGGAAATAGGCGCGCATCACTTCGCGCTTTTCACTTTCCTTGACTGCCGCCTCCTGATGCGCCCAGGCCGGAGCCGCCGCGCCGCCTAACAGCGTAATCCCGGATAGCGCGAAAATCGCCGCCAGCAAGCGCCGGCTGCCTTGTTGCAAAGTCCTCATCTCAAAGTCTCCGTGTTATATGCATGATCAAGCCATGCTGTTTGCCGCCCATGCGGGCGCTTTGCAACCCATGTTGCAAATCTTGCGTGCGATGACTTTCTGCGGCCATCTGCGCTGAATATGGTGATGCCAAGAACGCGTACAAACTGCCCGCCGCCCGGCCTGCCAGGCAGCGTAATAAATACGACTGATAAAGCGGAAGAATGCTGAAGAAGCGCGGAACCGGCCTCTGAAATCAAGAAAAAGATTAACACACTGCGGCGCAAGGTGGCGTTTTTTATCTATCAATCCATTTGCAAACCTGGGGTCGCAAAGCCACAAAGGAAGCGGCTGAAGCTGACATCTGACGCATGCCGCCAGCATTGTCATGCAAGTGTATAGATTGCCACAACGCGAATACTTTCTTGTGCGGCGCCAAAACCGGGCCCCAATTCGCTATCGCTGAGCAAAGGCGGAATCATGTCGCAAGAGAGTTGCAACAAAGCGGCTTGCCTTTGGATATTTCAGTATTGCGCAAAGGCGCACCGCATAAATTGGTGGTCAGCAAACTGCCCAGCTGGCGCGAACAACGGCGCAAGCAAGAACAGTCGGTACGGGAAGCGCTGGCGGCGTGGCCGCCAGGATGAAGGCGGGTGGATGGAAATCAATGGCGGCAGGCTTGAATTGCGCTTACATAAGGAAAAATCGTGACTAGTCAGCCGAATTCCGGCCATCAGAGTAGGCTGGTTTGAGCGAAGCGATAAGCCGGCGTCGGCAGCGTTTGCGTCTGCCAAGCTTTGGAATTCCGCCTGAGCAACGATGGCGTCGCGTGCCCCCCCTGTTGGCTGAATTTTACCGAGATGCGTGCGCAGGGCGCCGGGATTGTCAAGGTTCGTGCTGAGAGCATTTTCCAAGACACGCCGGGCGATGATCTCTTCAGACGTCTTAGCCGAAGCGACGAGGCTGGATAGCTCCTCCTTCCAGGAAGAGAGGGATTGATCTTGAAATGATTGCATATAGATCTCATCAATTGATAATGCCGTGATCACGCAAAACCCAAAGCAAAATTCTACGCGCCGATTCCGTCATCAGGAATAGGCATCATACCCTGGTTGAACATGGGAATATCAGTGCGCGACTCATGCTGATCGACCAATACCGCATGCGCGCAAGGAACGAGGACATTCTCTCACTCCCACCCCACCCGCACACTCGCGTTATACGCCACCCCATATCCGAACAAGCCAATCACCCACTTGCCTGCCGCTGGCGCCGGGTGCAGGCAGCTGGCGGTGTTGCCGGGGCCGTCGTGGCGGCAGGCAAAGGCGCCGGCGGAAGGTTTGCCGCCGTGGCGGGTGTACAGATCAATATCGCCCACGCCGCCGCTGACTTGCACGTTCAGGTTTTTCGCGCCGGCTGGCAGTTCGACTTGGAAGTAACGCCAGCTTTTGGCCGGCACGCCGATGCTGTTTGCGGTTTGGCCGTTGCTCACATTGGGAATCTCATCCTGCACCTCGATTTGCCGGCTGAGGCTGGCTGTGGCGCCTTCGTTGTCTGTCACGGTTAATTGCACGGTGTAGGCGCCGGCGTGCGCATAGGTGTAGGCGGGATTGGTGCGGAATGAGCGCGCGCCGTCGCCAAACTGCCATTCGTAGCGTTGAATGGCGCCGTCGTCTGTGCTGCGGTTTTTGAAATCGACTTGCAAACCCCGCGCGCGCACATCAAAGGCGGCGTTCGGCGGCGTGACCTGGCTTTGGCCAATGTACAGCCAGGTGGCGCTGAGCGGCCCCCAGTTGCCCTGGCTGTCGCGCCCGCGCACATACAGCAAATGCTTGCCGGCGCGCATGGCGCTGACATCCAGCAGCGCAGCCGCCTGTTCTTGCGGACTGTTGAATGCGCCATCGCTGGCTTGCATGGGGATGGCTTG includes:
- a CDS encoding YajQ family cyclic di-GMP-binding protein; its protein translation is MPSFDTVSEANMIEVRNAIDQSNKEISTRFDFKGSDARIEQKERELTAFADSDFQLTQVRDVLTAKLTKRGVDVRFMDLGKIEKIGGDKVKQGIRIKNGIETEDAKKIQRIIKDSKIKVQASIQGDAVRVTGAKRDDLQAVIALLRREVKDLPLEFNNFRD
- a CDS encoding SymE family type I addiction module toxin codes for the protein MMSPFLSFIKKLSTLSSLRGAKIKLCSLACHDFTQDPPAAANDHGYKAKAAGNVSERFLKVETIPDTGDSRSGIRLRGKWLKQAGFLAQTQVRVRVMPGCLVITVQD
- the murB gene encoding UDP-N-acetylmuramate dehydrogenase translates to MPPNLPSLQPISAFPELAAAPLKVERGADLRALNTFGIMARARAYVQIHALQHLIELRQLLAQDAELAALPRLVIGGGSNLLLLGDVHGLVVHMCAEGMQNAGEDSDYRYLRAAAGSNWHALVEWSLQQGAPGLENLALIPGTVGAAPIQNIGAYGVELKQVLHSVTVYDWNSGEVVVLDNADCAFGYRDSVFKHVWRERGLVLELCLACPKDWRAQTGYGDLAAELAQAGIDAPNAQQVAAAVCAIRRRKLPDPAKLGNAGSFFKNPVVTRAQRTALQTVWPDLVSYLQSDGKYKLAAGWLIDRAGWKGRRMGAAGVHEHQALVLVNHGGASGAEIAALAAAIQTDIQGKFGVKLEMEPVTAGG
- a CDS encoding prolyl oligopeptidase family serine peptidase: MKKSMRLLAIAMAGMCQYAVANQAAPANAAPASEILAPNPNLRADGIPPISAALAQKIAPYTEFRPRRLLDWHPQKRQILLSTRGKGNTQQLHISDGPDAPLRQITDFADPVRDASFQPTHGEFLVYLKDEGGNEAGQAYRLDLASGASMRLSDPDQKNGVGGWDSKGQRIVIFSTPLDRTAKGATRAEISTDVWLVDPLAPQDKRKLASLPGGGWGGFQFSPDDKKLLALNYTSANSASVWLLDVKSGKAREILPAGAASAPVRWHHPRFSADGKSIFVAGDADGEFMQLNKVDLKSGKRTILSQAIPWDVTEIDPSPDGRLVALRINRDGLQELHMFDAKSGKQLAQPALPPGAVERLVWRHKGPGKKGLHSELALTINSSKSPGEIWTLPLQGGSAGPAQAWTRQDPGTLDSSEFPDTEIVRWQSFDMRSISGLITRAPAHKFKGRRPVLISIHGGPEAQATIGFLSRHNYAINELGITLIQPNVRGSSGYGKTFLKLDNGVLREDSVKDIGALLDWIAAQPDLDPNRVMVMGGSYGGYMSLAVSTHYAERIAGAVDMVGISHFTTFLERTESYRRDLRRVEYGDERIPEMRAFFDKIAPLNNADKIRKPLFVVQGKNDPRVPVHEAEQIVARAKQNKAPVWYLLADNEGHGFARKNNQDFYYAALATFMQEYLLK
- a CDS encoding M14 family zinc carboxypeptidase — translated: MRTLQQGSRRLLAAIFALSGITLLGGAAAPAWAHQEAAVKESEKREVMRAYFRDIKAARAIAHSKYETLESKYELGYMVVMVNPAEAKELRAAGFRLERDRLWQAQQLQMAREHNAKLPRQQMLAGIPNYSCYPTVEEVFSTADGLIAAKPQLASWVTIGKSWERTQNNAAGYDLKVLKLTNTQKTGSKPILFIQAGIHAREYTTTPLALEFAKKLVNGYGSDAEMTWILDHHEVHILLVTNPDGRKKAEGGILWRKNTNTNYCGATSNSRGADLNRNFTFGWNSTNGAGSSGSVCNDTYRGPTAGSEPEVKAIEAYIRQIWPDRRGPNRTDPAPADTSGIHLDIHSHGRLLLYPWGTNGPVAGNDGQLATLARKFSYWNKHTPQRSLDLYETDGTSDGPSYGELGVAAFTFELGTAFFEQCSYYNGTILPGNMPALVYAAKASRNPYTVAAGPEAHTVTASGSGANVTLSATLDDTRFNQSNGTEPTQTVAAAEYFVDTPPWVAGAVAKPMTAADGAFNSGVEQVRATLDTTGWSDGKHLVYVRGRDSAGNWGAVTATFVNVGAAQGTPPTAAFDSAASGLTVNFTNRSTDDGTITGYNWNFGDGKTSTSANPSNAYASGGTYTVQLTVTDNDGLSSSVSKNISVTDDTPTLSNGQTVSSISVGSKAWKYYKVVLPAGAKNFTVATSGGTGDIDLYTQLNAKPTTSSYSCRKNGSTNTETCSNAAPAAGTWYIGLYGYAASSGASLKVSWQ
- a CDS encoding DUF4279 domain-containing protein, encoding MARVQTIALRRMERLRRRKEKKQTGRIYCRSSLVFRFDASLRIGGAGAHHAEISRRTGLQATKALLKGHPVRPNSKRICQEDIWILSSPLSEYAAPGEHLAWLWEAVAPHIDYFSELIPQAAWADICIGCLSESPFPLISIDPSSLELMRRLKIGVSFNFTCT
- a CDS encoding TIGR02281 family clan AA aspartic protease — translated: MRTSLSTLCSVLLLSLAAHCNALEIGLAGIFPGKALLVVDGAPPKLYDVGAKLGEQARLVSVERDSVQIEINGKRRTFRMGEHVRSSGIDSGEANSSGVRQKVVLPVGSGGHVYTNVQVNGVSVRMVLDTGATLIALPARDAQRIGLDYRKGRLIQMNTANGANQAYLVKLDSVKIGDLSINAVDASVLESGLDQALLGMSFLNRTNMVRENDKITLEKRF